A window of the Hevea brasiliensis isolate MT/VB/25A 57/8 chromosome 6, ASM3005281v1, whole genome shotgun sequence genome harbors these coding sequences:
- the LOC110641883 gene encoding glutamate receptor 2.2 isoform X3, protein MMTLKPSFSFFFFFLFSFMAGTIRAQNTGSTIPVNVGVILDFDDWVGRMWLSCINMSLVDFYAAHGHYKTRLFLHARDSKNDVIGAAAAATDLITNVGALAIIGPTTSRQANFVIELGEKAQVPIISFTASVPSLTSIKRPYFFRSTETDKTQVKAIAAIVQNFGWREAVPIYVDDDYGVGILPYLVASLQAVDTNVPHQSAISPWASDADILEELYKLKTMQTRVFIVHMLPSLGTRLFTKAKEAGMMDIGYVWIMTDGMTNLLNLLNDSDIDSMQGVLGVRPYIPKTKELKDFRLRWKRKLHRDHPNMVDADLDIYGWLAYDATMALAMAVEQVAGTTTNLGIKEANVSSNLVRLETVGVSKNGHKLSQALSSISFRGLTGDFRFVNQQLQSSAIQIVNINGVVEAKGIGFWTPTKGIFKRWKFNSTTSASSTSQSKLATIMWPGEPTSVPKGWEIPTNGTKLRIGVPVKDGFTEFVKVTRNPKTNATKVTGYCIDVFNAVMDRLPYDVSYDYVPFVNSEGESAGTYNDLIYQVYLGLQKFDAVVGDVTILANRSNYVDFAMPYSESGISMVVPVKDTKNDNALIFLKPFKLDLWVTTLCSFVIIGFVVWVLEHRINKDFRGPPSQQAGTSLWFAFSTIVFSQREKVINNLARIVVIIWSLVVLIITQSYTASLSSLLTVQQLQPAITDITELIRNREVVGYHKDSFVKDILRGLGFQDFQLLSYTSPQECDELLSKGSQNGGVAAVFDQFPAVKLILARNCSNYTSIEARTFMSRFPNQKNISSNIQQFKTGGFGFVLLWCLMYHGRF, encoded by the exons ATGATGACTTTGAAaccttctttctctttctttttcttcttcttgttttctttCATGGCAGGGACGATAAGGGCACAAAACACCGGTAGTACTATCCCAGTTAACGTAGGTGTGATTCTTGATTTTGATGATTGGGTTGGCAGGATGTGGTTGAGCTGCATCAACATGTCCCTAGTAGACTTCTATGCAGCCCACGGACACTACAAAACCAGGCTGTTCCTCCACGCCAGGGATTCCAAGAACGATGTCATTGGGGCGGCTGCAGCAG CTACGGACTTGATAACCAATGTGGGAGCACTAGCAATCATAGGGCCAACAACATCCAGACAAGCTAATTTTGTGATTGAGCTCGGAGAAAAAGCTCAGGTTCCCATTATATCTTTTACTGCGTCAGTCCCTTCTCTTACATCCATCAAGAGGCCTTACTTCTTTCGATCTACTGAAACCGACAAAACTCAAGTCAAGGCCATAGCTGCAATAGTTCAAAACTTTGGATGGAGAGAAGCAGTGCCCATCTACGTTGATGACGACTATGGAGTTGGAATCTTACCTTATCTAGTGGCTTCTTTACAAGCAGTTGATACTAATGTTCCCCACCAGAGTGCCATTTCTCCATGGGCCAGTGATGCTGACATTTTGGAAGAGCTTTACAAGTTGAAAACGATGCAAACGAGAGTTTTCATTGTGCACATGCTTCCCTCTCTTGGTACTCGGCTTTTTACCAAAGCTAAAGAAGCTGGAATGATGGATATAGGCTATGTTTGGATCATGACTGATGGGATGACTAATTTATTGAATTTGTTGAATGATTCAGACATTGATTCAATGCAAGGAGTTCTAGGTGTTAGGCCTTATATTCCGAAAACAAAAGAGTTGAAAGATTTTCGACTTCGATGGAAAAGAAAATTACATCGAGATCATCCTAACATGGTTGATGCTGATTTGGACATTTATGGATGGTTGGCCTATGATGCTACTATGGCTTTGGCCATGGCAGTTGAGCAAGTTGCTGGGACTACAACAAACTTGGGCATAAAAGAAGCTAATGTTTCTAGCAATTTAGTACGACTTGAAACCGTTGGAGTTTCTAAAAATGGTCATAAACTTAGTCAGGCATTGTCAAGTATTAGTTTCAGGGGCCTAACAGGAGATTTCCGCTTTGTTAATCAACAATTACAGTCATCAGCTATCCAGATTGTTAATATAAATGGTGTTGTTGAGGCAAAAGGAATTGGATTTTGGACACCAACGAAGGGAATTTTCAAAAGGTGGAAGTTCAACTCAACCACAAGTGCTTCTTCAACTTCTCAATCCAAACTTGCAACCATTATGTGGCCAGGGGAGCCAACTTCTGTTCCTAAGGGTTGGGAGATTCCGACAAACGGGACGAAGTTGCGAATTGGGGTGCCGGTCAAGGATGGTTTCACTGAATTTGTGAAGGTTACGAGAAACCCTAAGACTAATGCTACAAAGGTAACAGGATACTGCATAGACGTTTTTAATGCAGTAATGGATCGATTACCATATGACGTTTCTTATGATTACGTCCCCTTTGTCAATTCTGAAGGGGAGAGTGCTGGAACTTACAACGATTTAATCTATCAAGTCTACTTGGGG CTGCAGAAATTTGATGCTGTTGTGGGAGATGTGACAATTCTGGCCAACAGGTCCAACTATGTTGACTTTGCGATGCCTTACTCGGAATCTGGTATATCAATGGTAGTGCCAGTCAAAGACACTAAGAACGACAACGCCTTGATCTTTTTGAAGCCTTTTAAATTGGACCTTTGGGTGACAACACTTTGTTCCTTTGTCATCATTGGATTTGTAGTTTGGGTTCTTGAACACAGAATAAACAAAGACTTCCGAGGACCTCCTTCACAACAAGCCGGCACCAGCTTATGGTTTGCCTTCTCAACCATTGTTTTTTCCCAAC GAGAGAAGGTGATCAACAACTTGGCTCGGATAGTGGTAATCATATGGAGTTTAGTTGTACTCATTATCACTCAGAGTTACACTGCAAGTTTATCCAGCCTTCTAACTGTTCAACAGCTGCAGCCCGCAATTACTGATATAACTGAGCTTATTAGAAACAGGGAAGTTGTAGGGTACCATAAGGACTCTTTTGTTAAAGATATTTTGAGAGGACTGGGATTTCAAGATTTCCAACTCTTGAGCTACACTTCTCCTCAAGAATGTGATGAACTCCTTTCCAAAGGAAGCCAAAATGGTGGTGTTGCAGCTGTATTTGACCAATTCCCGGCTGTCAAGCTTATTCTGGCACGAAATTGCTCCAACTATACCTCAATTGAAGCTCGTACATTTATGTCGAGATTCCCAAATCAGAAAAACATATCAAGCAACATTCAACAATTTAAAACAGGCGGCTTTGGCTTT GTTCTCCTCTGGTGCCTGATGTATCACGGGCGATTCTAA